One Peromyscus leucopus breed LL Stock chromosome 20, UCI_PerLeu_2.1, whole genome shotgun sequence genomic region harbors:
- the Fbxo43 gene encoding F-box only protein 43, protein MDFRRKDQRLSYVEARLTLTCLKSSRLTDESSKMSQRYSASQGAGSKEDSPVAIAKWSSLRDFCSTSSFQHRGHRELSGTCSFIKKEKDPVLTHEHLETPSRGSANPAASPSQGKKSVFPRKEQGGSPELCETPKVKRKTSSLRRRLDLSFTFLKGDSDPQSSSLESSGSHVLSLEKHIPASTSGFPKQDNLSPLVTSRIKTEDVTSSSQNSRLSFSQHKTSTIDDSTGECGLFEVECLSPIQGNDFKGSITHDFSDSSLSVSDENTCPELLGSSGSQTTYGADVTTSVTPVSSLISKIRFKGGQTFSSTAEVRDSVSTPEDSGFSSLSWDKSEDSLSDQEGSLQELFQKRKGTPRVGNLVKKPKHLGRLRRLSTLREQGSQSEAEDEKQVSPPDSETRVDAASGILEGQGGSDEKIVDAALSFKKLSNTPALQLVHELFMKSKRKRSQQENDQEFFEERDDGKIDRLQRVLAGLIGKKMGIEHLDILTELQYRNLKHILAMVLDSLTSESLYSAWNVSRNWREIVAQDKKANERRKRYITHLKANTQGAVLHVQDAATRLQLLSRSALRSVQAQAQAPTSQNEPTPTLSPWGDVLTPVASSSFTHLRSKQEQFVKVARTLFSDEALRPCPRCQSPAKYQPYRKRGLCSRLACGFDFCVLCLCAYHGSEECVRGSAKPRSSRDAFPGSAQSKRNLKRL, encoded by the exons ATGGACTTTAGACGCAAAGACCAGAGGCTTAGTTACGTGGAAGCCCGCCTTACTTTGACATGTCTTAAGAGCTCAAGGTTGACTGATG AGAGCTCGAAGATGTCCCAAAGGTACTCAGCCAGCCAGGGAGCAGGCAGCAAAGAGGACTCCCCTGTTGCCATTGCCAAGTGGTCCAGCCTCAGAGATTTTTGTTCCACATCTTCCTTCCAACATAGGGGCCATCGTGAGCTCTCGGGGACTTGCAGCTTCATCAAGAAGGAAAAAGACCCGGTGTTAACCCATGAGCATCTTGAAACGCCAAGCCGAGGCTCAGCCAATCCTGCAGCATCTCCCAGTCAAGGAAAGAAATCTGTGTTCCCAAGGAAGGAGCAGGGTGGAAGCCCAGAACTCTGTGAGACTCctaaagtcaaaagaaaaacaagctcaTTACGCAGGCGGCTCGACTTATCTTTCACTTTTCTGAAGGGGGATTCTGATCCACAAAGCAGTTCCCTGGAAAGCAGTGGAAGCCACGTTCTTAGCCTAGAGAAGCACATCCCAGCCAGCACTTCAGGTTTCCCAAAGCAGGACAACCTCAGCCCATTAGTTACCAGCAGGATAAAAACAGAGGATGTGACTTCCAGCAGTCAGAACTCAAGGTTAAGTTTTTCTCAGCATAAGACTTCCACAATTGATGATTCCACAGGAGAGTGCGGCTTATTCGAAGTAGAGTGCCTGTCTCCAATTCAAGGCAATGATTTTAAAGGTTCTATCACACACGACTTTAGCGATAGCAGTTTAAGTGTTAGTGATGAGAACACATGTCCTGAACTTCTGGGCTCCTCTGGTAGTCAGACAACCTACGGAGCAGATGTAaccacatctgtaactccagtaagTAGTCTCATATCAAAAATTAGATTTAAAGGGGGCCAGACATTTTCTTCTACAGCAGAAGTGAGAGACAGTGTCTCCACCCCTGAAGACAGTGGTTTTAGCTCCCTTAGCTGGGATAAGTCAGAAGATTCCCTTTCTGACCAAGAGGGCTCTTTGCAAGAACTGTTTCAGAAACGCAAGGGAACTCCCAGAGTGGGGAACCTCGTAAAAAAGCCAAAGCAtcttggaaggctgagaagacTGTCTACTCTGAGGGAGCAAGGCTCCCAGTCAGAGGCGGAAGATGAAAAGCAGGTGAGTCCTCCCGACTCTGAAACACGAGTGGACGCAGCTTCTGGCATCTTGGAGGGTCAGGGAGGCTCCGATGAGAAGATTGTGGATGCGGCTTTAAGCTTTAAGAAGTTATCAAATACGCCAGCCTTGCAGTTAGTGCATGAGCTCTTTATGAAAAGCAAAAGGAAGCGATCCCAGCAGGAGAATGACCAGGAGTTCTTTGAGGAAAGGGATGATGGGAAAATAGACAGACTGCAGCGTGTTCTGGCCGGATTGATTGGCAAGAAGATGGGCATAGAACATCTGGATATCTTGACAGAATTACAGTATAGAAATCTGAAGCATATTTTAGCTATGGTTTTAGATTCCTTGACTTCAGAGAGTTTATACAG TGCTTGGAATGTCAGCAGAAACTGGCGTGAAATTGTGGCTCAGGATAAAAAGGCAAACGAGAGGAGGAAACGCTATATCACACATCTGAAAGCAAACACTCAG GGGGCTGTGTTACATGTTCAGGATGCTGCCACTCGGCTCCAGCTCCTAAGTCGCTCAGCCTTAAGATCGgtgcaggcacaggcacaggcacccACCTCTCAGAACGAGCCAACGCCAACTCTGTCCCCTTGGGGAGATGTTCTGACGCCCGTAGCAAGTTCTTCCTTCACGCACCTGAGGAGTAAACAGGAGCAGTTCGTAAAG GTTGCCAGGACTCTTTTCAGTGACGAAGCGTTAAGACCTTGCCCAAGGTGCCAGTCCCCTGCGAAGTACCAGCCGTACAGGAAGAGGGGGCTGTGCAGCCGTCTGGCCTGCGGCTTTGACTTTTGTGTGCTTTGTCTGTGTGCCTACCATGGGTCTGAAGAGTGTGTGAGAGGGTCGGCAAAGCCACGGAGCAGTAGAGATGCTTTCCCAGGCAGTGCCCAGAGCAAGCGGAATTTAAAACGGCTCTAA